GGAGATAAAGTCCGTCAGGGAGGGTAGGGTCAATATCCGTGATGCCTATGCCAAGCTGGAGAACGGCGAACTCTGGCTTTTGAATTGCCACATCGCCCAATACAGCGCCGGAAATCGATATAATCATGAGCCAACCCGACCAAGGAAGCTTCTGCTGCACAAAAAGGAAATCGCCATGTTGAGTAGTGATGCAGCCAGGAAAGGCTTGACTTTGGTGCCGACCCGACTGTATCTTAAAGATGGGC
This Dehalococcoidia bacterium DNA region includes the following protein-coding sequences:
- the smpB gene encoding SsrA-binding protein SmpB encodes the protein MKEDRNKTITVNRKAYHDYFIEESIEAGIVLTGTEIKSVREGRVNIRDAYAKLENGELWLLNCHIAQYSAGNRYNHEPTRPRKLLLHKKEIAMLSSDAARKGLTLVPTRLYLKDGRAKIELGLAKGKKLYDKRRSIAQRESDRDVAQAVKVDRR